The genomic interval CTTGGATTTCAGCTTTCGTTATCGCAGGATTGACGCTTTTTCTGCTTATTTCTTCACCAGATGAATCCTCTGTTGTTGTAGAATAACCAATTGTAATTTCTGCTTCATATGTTTTTGAAGAAGCCGTCAAATATTCCACAATCTTTGTTGCTCTTCCAAGACAAATTGGCAATACACCAGTCACGTCAGGATCAAGAGTACCTGTATGACCGACTTTTTTTGTTTTAGCGAGCTTCCGCATTTTTGCCACACAGTCATGGGACGTCATTCCAGCTGGCTTATTTAATAAAAGCACACCTTCCATTTTACACTCTCCTTAAACACCATGTTTTGCTGTATAGTTTGCAACAATTGTATGTTTTTCTTGCAAGCTTACATAATGAAAGGGATAGACGAAGGTGTCTATCCCTTTAAAAGGAGTTATTCCTCCTCTTTATTTTGAACATTTAATTCATGAATAAGTGTTTCAATTCGATTTCCATAATCAATTGATTCATCAAATTCGAATTGAATTTCAGGCGTTTTTCTTAAGCGGATACGTTGACCGATTTCGGAACGTATAAATCCCTTTGCCTTTGCTAAACCTTTAAGCGTGTTTTGTCTTTGTTCTTCATCACCTAAAACAGAGATAAACACTTTTGCAATTTGCAAATCACCTGATACACTTACATCTGTCACGGTAACAAAGCCGATACGAGGGTCTTTAATTTTTCGACCAATTATATCTCCAAGCTCTTTCTTCATTTGTTCACCGACACGGTTTGCTCTTAAGCTCATGTCATCACCTCTTCATTAAAACCATTCAAACGATGTCACTGTTCGTTCAATCTCTGGAAATGAATCAATAAACTGCAAAACATTTTGCAATTCTTTTTCTGTTTGAACTTTCGAGGAAGTAATGGCAACTATACCTAATTTTGTACGTTGCCATGTATCCTGAAAATCAATTTCTGAGATTGAAACATTGAATTTTTGTTTAATTCTTGTCTGAACACGTTGTAAAACGGCTCTTTTTTCTTTTAATGACTGTGAATCATAGATAAAGCATTCACAATCAACATATCCAATCATTTACGCTCAATTTCCTCCATCACATATGCTTCAATAATGTCGCCTTCTTTAACATCATTGTAGTTTTTAATCGTGATTCCACATTCGTAGTTTCGAGCA from Metabacillus sediminilitoris carries:
- the rbfA gene encoding 30S ribosome-binding factor RbfA, which gives rise to MSLRANRVGEQMKKELGDIIGRKIKDPRIGFVTVTDVSVSGDLQIAKVFISVLGDEEQRQNTLKGLAKAKGFIRSEIGQRIRLRKTPEIQFEFDESIDYGNRIETLIHELNVQNKEEE
- a CDS encoding DUF503 domain-containing protein encodes the protein MIGYVDCECFIYDSQSLKEKRAVLQRVQTRIKQKFNVSISEIDFQDTWQRTKLGIVAITSSKVQTEKELQNVLQFIDSFPEIERTVTSFEWF